From a region of the Rhodococcus sp. 4CII genome:
- a CDS encoding sucrase ferredoxin gives MPDTITATCSALSAFDEPLAGTAAQVTGWVCLEFPGAWGRDVLDGTALGSDLARELGARADAAGVRIMFIRRPGRGAASPERRTVLLAQSHPARSWCERLEIAFPEDLLDLDLGLIAGTAPGLGAPVTDPVVLVCAHGKRDQCCAVLGRPVAAALAEEFGDAVWECSHTGGHRFAPSQILLPTGYTYGRLSVRQSAEAVRAAARGEVYPTGLRGRSCWDVPGQVAELAVRELVDAAADDLAVHANSIVTHRDGRRWAVEVEERELPPRPASCRAAPKPVRPVVATGIRALAP, from the coding sequence GTGCCCGACACGATCACCGCCACCTGCTCCGCGCTGTCCGCATTCGACGAACCCCTCGCAGGGACCGCTGCGCAGGTCACCGGATGGGTGTGCCTGGAATTTCCGGGTGCGTGGGGCCGGGACGTGCTCGACGGCACGGCGCTCGGCTCGGACCTCGCCCGGGAACTCGGCGCCCGCGCGGATGCGGCCGGGGTGCGGATCATGTTCATTCGCCGACCGGGCCGCGGCGCCGCGTCCCCGGAGCGGCGCACGGTGCTGCTGGCGCAGTCGCATCCCGCGCGGTCGTGGTGCGAGCGGCTCGAGATCGCGTTCCCGGAGGATCTCCTCGATCTGGACCTCGGTCTGATCGCCGGGACCGCGCCCGGTCTGGGGGCGCCGGTGACGGACCCCGTCGTGCTCGTGTGCGCGCACGGAAAACGGGATCAGTGCTGCGCCGTCCTCGGACGTCCGGTCGCGGCGGCATTGGCCGAGGAATTCGGCGACGCCGTGTGGGAGTGCTCGCACACCGGTGGGCACCGTTTCGCGCCGTCGCAGATCCTGCTGCCGACGGGTTATACGTACGGCCGGCTGTCGGTGCGGCAGAGCGCCGAGGCGGTGCGCGCCGCGGCCCGTGGCGAGGTGTACCCGACCGGGCTCCGCGGCCGCAGTTGCTGGGACGTGCCGGGTCAGGTCGCGGAACTCGCCGTCCGCGAACTCGTGGACGCAGCCGCGGACGATCTGGCGGTGCACGCGAATTCGATCGTCACCCACCGTGACGGACGCCGCTGGGCCGTCGAGGTGGAGGAACGGGAACTGCCGCCCCGGCCGGCGAGTTGCAGGGCGGCGCCGAAACCGGTACGACCGGTCGTCGCCACCGGGATCCGCGCGCTCGCCCCCTGA
- a CDS encoding YdeI family protein, giving the protein MCAAELGVEYFTGQAQFRQWLGAHHDSSPGIWLKMAKKGSAHSSIDYDQALEVALCYGWIDSQVRRVDDDFFVQRFTPRSSRSPWSKRNREFAEKLAEAGLLEPAGAAEVERARADGRWDRAYAGQKAAEIPQDFLDALAQNPEAEAFYATLDSHNRYAIFYRLQDAKRPETRARRIEKFVQQLAERRKFHD; this is encoded by the coding sequence ATGTGTGCAGCCGAACTCGGCGTCGAGTACTTCACCGGTCAGGCCCAGTTCCGGCAGTGGCTCGGCGCCCATCACGACTCCTCACCCGGCATCTGGCTGAAGATGGCCAAGAAGGGGTCGGCGCATTCGTCGATCGACTACGACCAGGCGCTCGAGGTCGCGCTGTGTTACGGCTGGATCGACAGCCAGGTCCGCCGCGTCGACGACGACTTCTTCGTGCAGCGGTTCACCCCGCGCTCGTCGCGGAGCCCGTGGTCGAAGCGGAACCGGGAGTTCGCCGAGAAACTCGCCGAGGCCGGTCTCCTCGAACCCGCCGGGGCGGCGGAAGTGGAACGGGCGAGGGCAGACGGTCGCTGGGACCGCGCGTACGCGGGACAGAAAGCAGCGGAGATCCCGCAGGACTTCCTGGACGCCCTCGCGCAGAACCCCGAGGCGGAGGCCTTCTACGCGACGCTCGACAGCCACAACCGGTACGCCATCTTCTACCGACTGCAGGACGCGAAACGTCCGGAGACGCGGGCCCGTCGCATCGAGAAGTTCGTCCAGCAGTTGGCGGAACGCCGGAAGTTCCACGACTGA
- a CDS encoding R2-like ligand-binding oxidase — MSTLTPGRPYAPGRQGFSSLRAGGLNWDAFPLRLFTKGNAKFWNPTDLDFGRDAEDWAELNSEQQRNSTYLVAQFIAGEEAVTEDIQPFMKAMAAEGRFGDEMYLTQFCFEEAKHTQVFRLWMDAVGLTRDLHPFVADNPFYRQLFYEELPGALKVLETDPSPANQVRASVTYNHVIEGSLALTGYYAWQKVCTTRGILPGMQELVRRIGDDERRHMAWGTFTCRRHVAADDGNWGVVQERMAELMPMALGMIDWVNKQFEVQPYGLDDQEFIAYAADRAQRRLGAIESARGRPVEEIDLDYSPEALEEKFGEEDAQAMSEAAG; from the coding sequence ATGTCGACACTCACGCCCGGACGCCCGTACGCGCCCGGCCGGCAGGGATTCAGCTCACTCCGCGCCGGGGGACTCAACTGGGACGCGTTTCCGTTGCGTCTGTTCACGAAGGGCAATGCCAAGTTCTGGAACCCCACCGACCTCGACTTCGGTCGCGACGCGGAGGACTGGGCGGAGTTGAACTCGGAGCAGCAGCGCAACTCCACGTATCTGGTCGCGCAGTTCATCGCCGGTGAGGAAGCTGTCACCGAGGACATTCAGCCGTTCATGAAGGCGATGGCTGCCGAGGGCCGCTTCGGAGACGAGATGTATCTCACGCAGTTCTGTTTCGAGGAGGCCAAGCACACCCAGGTGTTCCGGTTGTGGATGGATGCGGTGGGCCTGACCCGCGACCTGCACCCCTTCGTCGCCGACAACCCGTTCTACCGTCAGTTGTTCTACGAGGAACTGCCGGGTGCGCTGAAGGTGCTCGAGACCGATCCCAGCCCGGCCAATCAGGTGCGGGCGAGCGTCACGTACAACCACGTCATCGAGGGGAGCCTCGCGCTCACCGGGTACTACGCGTGGCAGAAGGTGTGTACGACGCGGGGGATCCTGCCGGGCATGCAGGAACTCGTCCGCAGGATCGGCGACGACGAACGGCGCCACATGGCGTGGGGGACGTTCACGTGTCGCAGGCACGTGGCCGCCGACGACGGCAACTGGGGTGTCGTCCAGGAGCGGATGGCGGAACTGATGCCGATGGCACTGGGCATGATCGACTGGGTCAACAAGCAATTCGAGGTGCAGCCGTACGGCCTCGACGACCAGGAATTCATCGCCTACGCGGCGGATCGGGCGCAGCGCAGGTTGGGGGCTATCGAGTCCGCGCGGGGACGCCCGGTCGAGGAGATCGATTTGGATTACTCGCCCGAGGCGCTCGAGGAGAAGTTCGGCGAGGAGGATGCCCAGGCGATGTCCGAGGCCGCGGGCTGA
- a CDS encoding alpha/beta fold hydrolase, translating into MDTSRTTPTRAGIEIAYRDSGGFSEPGTVPVVLVHGMGGDGGTWDRFARALVARGRRVLVLDLRGHGRSARAASYLFDEFSADVVEVCDNLGLTRVDLVGHSLGGHAASLAAQARPGLVRRLVIEEAPLPLRPGDPEQVFANRLPSLPELWHAATSLIRHPRAAFAFDRSMTGSAIEQFRRPDPLWWDRLPDIEADTLILRGGPGGMVDPRRLESAVAAIPRCRVVVFPGGHSIHRDRYDEFAAAVLPFLMTPEPG; encoded by the coding sequence GTGGACACGAGCAGGACGACCCCGACGCGTGCCGGTATCGAGATCGCCTACCGGGACAGCGGTGGATTCTCGGAACCGGGGACGGTGCCGGTGGTTCTGGTGCACGGGATGGGCGGTGACGGCGGCACCTGGGATCGATTCGCCCGCGCGCTCGTCGCCCGTGGGCGCCGGGTCCTCGTGCTCGACCTGCGGGGACACGGTCGGAGTGCGCGGGCCGCGTCGTACCTTTTCGACGAGTTCAGTGCCGATGTGGTGGAGGTGTGCGACAACCTCGGGCTGACGCGGGTGGATCTCGTCGGGCATTCGCTCGGCGGTCATGCCGCGTCGCTCGCGGCGCAGGCCCGCCCGGGGCTGGTCCGCAGGCTGGTGATCGAGGAGGCGCCGCTCCCGCTGCGGCCCGGTGACCCGGAGCAGGTCTTCGCGAACCGGCTGCCGTCGCTGCCGGAACTGTGGCACGCGGCGACGAGCCTGATCCGTCATCCGCGGGCCGCGTTCGCCTTCGATCGGTCGATGACGGGTTCCGCGATCGAACAGTTCCGCCGCCCGGATCCGTTGTGGTGGGACCGATTGCCGGACATCGAGGCCGACACGCTCATCCTGCGGGGCGGCCCGGGCGGAATGGTGGATCCCCGCAGGCTCGAGTCCGCGGTCGCGGCGATTCCGAGATGCCGGGTGGTGGTGTTTCCCGGCGGGCACAGCATTCACCGCGACCGGTACGACGAGTTCGCGGCGGCGGTCCTGCCGTTCCTGATGACGCCCGAGCCGGGCTGA
- a CDS encoding DNA polymerase Y family protein codes for MSRVLALWCPDWPAVAAAASADLPPTHPVAVTSGNRVIACSAPARADGVRRGLRRRESQARCPRLHVVTADPDRDARLFEPVASAVDAVAPGVEVLRPGLVVLSARGVARYFGSEEAAAERLVDQVSAVGVECQVGIADQLSTAVIAARRATLVPAGEGAAFLAPLPMRELAAEPSLAAPHRGELVDLLHRLGLRTIGSFAALSAGDVASRFGTDAVLAHRAARGEPERPPSGRSLPPDLEVEEHCDPVIERVDAAAFAGRALAEKLHRTLSDAAVACTRLSISASTGNGEQLSRIWRCAEPLTPEATADRVRWQLDGWLTGRSEKRPTAGIAVLRLEPVEVVAAGALQLGLWGGVGDQDERARRALVRVQGLLGGEAVQVGVLSGGRGPAERITLLPLGDELIPRNDPSEPWPGTLPEPAPAAVLTAHPEVWMSDERGMAVTVTERGVFSAPPARLRWGSREWAVCGWAGPWPVDERWWDPPAARTAARAQVLLEESRALLVICTAGRWSVEGIYE; via the coding sequence GTGAGCCGGGTGCTGGCGCTGTGGTGTCCGGACTGGCCCGCGGTTGCGGCGGCCGCGTCCGCGGACCTCCCCCCGACTCATCCGGTGGCGGTGACGTCGGGCAATCGGGTGATCGCCTGCTCGGCGCCGGCCCGCGCGGACGGGGTGCGCAGAGGTCTGCGCCGCCGCGAGTCCCAGGCCCGGTGCCCCCGGTTGCACGTGGTGACAGCCGATCCCGACCGCGACGCGCGGCTGTTCGAGCCGGTCGCCTCGGCCGTCGACGCGGTGGCACCCGGTGTCGAGGTGCTGCGTCCCGGTCTCGTGGTGCTGTCCGCACGCGGCGTCGCCCGGTACTTCGGTTCGGAGGAAGCCGCCGCGGAACGGTTGGTGGATCAGGTGTCGGCGGTGGGGGTGGAGTGCCAGGTCGGTATCGCCGATCAGCTGTCCACGGCCGTGATCGCCGCGCGCAGAGCAACTCTCGTGCCGGCCGGGGAGGGGGCGGCCTTCCTGGCGCCGCTGCCGATGAGGGAGTTGGCCGCCGAGCCGAGCCTCGCGGCGCCCCATCGCGGTGAGCTGGTCGATCTGCTGCACCGGCTCGGGCTGCGCACGATCGGCAGTTTCGCCGCACTGTCGGCGGGCGATGTGGCGTCGCGGTTCGGAACCGATGCGGTGCTGGCGCATCGGGCCGCACGCGGTGAGCCGGAGCGTCCCCCGTCGGGCCGGTCGCTGCCTCCCGACCTGGAGGTCGAGGAGCACTGCGATCCCGTGATCGAACGGGTCGACGCCGCCGCCTTCGCAGGGCGAGCGCTGGCGGAGAAGCTTCATCGCACGCTGTCGGACGCCGCAGTGGCCTGCACCCGGCTGTCGATCTCGGCGAGCACCGGCAACGGTGAGCAGCTGTCCCGGATCTGGAGGTGCGCGGAACCGTTGACCCCGGAGGCCACGGCCGACCGGGTGCGGTGGCAGCTGGACGGATGGCTGACCGGGCGCAGCGAGAAGCGACCCACCGCCGGTATCGCCGTCCTGCGGCTCGAACCGGTGGAAGTGGTGGCGGCCGGCGCCCTGCAGCTGGGGCTGTGGGGTGGGGTCGGCGATCAGGACGAGCGAGCCCGGCGGGCTCTGGTGCGGGTGCAGGGGCTGCTCGGCGGGGAAGCCGTGCAGGTGGGGGTCCTCAGCGGTGGGCGGGGCCCGGCGGAGCGCATCACGTTGCTGCCGTTGGGCGACGAGTTGATCCCTCGCAACGATCCGTCGGAGCCGTGGCCGGGCACGCTGCCGGAACCGGCGCCTGCGGCGGTGCTGACCGCCCATCCGGAGGTGTGGATGTCGGACGAGCGGGGTATGGCCGTGACGGTCACGGAACGGGGTGTGTTCAGCGCGCCTCCTGCCCGGTTGCGGTGGGGGAGTCGAGAGTGGGCGGTGTGCGGATGGGCCGGACCGTGGCCTGTGGACGAGCGGTGGTGGGACCCTCCGGCGGCCCGGACGGCGGCCCGGGCCCAGGTGCTGCTGGAGGAGTCGCGGGCGCTGCTGGTGATCTGCACGGCGGGCCGTTGGTCGGTGGAGGGAATCTACGAGTGA
- a CDS encoding serine/threonine-protein kinase encodes MEQEQSERGIGPEYLVAGRYRLRSKLGGGGMGAVWLARDTLLHRDVAIKQVTTTAGLDPDEARRVRERTMREGRNAAKLAHSHSIAMYDVALEAGEPWLVMEYLPSRSLAQAMNIADTLPPLEVAQIGAQVADALTAAHAAGIVHRDIKPGNILVADRGRELGTVKISDFGIARAKGDSADTTNGVITGTPAYFSPEVARGQDPTEASDVFSLGSTLYTVVEGQPPFGIDSDSIALLHRVAKAEIYRPSKAGPLTDTLLHLLEPDPARRPTMAEARDALARVAMAGDGNVAHLVGSPVYSADGTIPAWAHRSTPLPDSRRRTKLVSSTQAGLPAVHQSTPLKNVPRPLGRLQWPPRPAKPAPGAPAPTVRDQVVAWAPIAMGVMVAILILAVLVAVIVLLAQP; translated from the coding sequence ATGGAGCAGGAGCAGAGCGAGAGGGGCATCGGACCCGAATACCTGGTGGCCGGACGGTACCGACTGCGGTCCAAACTGGGCGGCGGCGGAATGGGCGCGGTGTGGCTCGCGCGGGACACCCTGCTGCACCGCGACGTCGCCATCAAACAGGTCACCACGACCGCCGGACTCGACCCCGACGAGGCCCGGCGCGTCCGCGAACGCACCATGCGGGAAGGGCGCAACGCCGCCAAACTCGCCCACAGTCATTCCATCGCGATGTACGACGTGGCACTCGAGGCCGGTGAACCCTGGCTGGTCATGGAGTACCTGCCGTCGCGCAGTCTCGCCCAGGCGATGAACATCGCCGACACCCTGCCCCCTCTGGAGGTCGCTCAGATCGGCGCGCAGGTGGCCGACGCGCTCACCGCCGCACACGCCGCCGGGATCGTGCACCGGGACATCAAGCCGGGCAACATCCTCGTCGCCGACCGCGGCCGGGAACTCGGCACGGTGAAGATCAGCGACTTCGGAATCGCCCGCGCCAAAGGCGATTCCGCCGACACCACGAACGGGGTCATCACCGGCACACCGGCGTACTTCTCCCCCGAGGTCGCCCGAGGCCAGGATCCCACCGAGGCCAGCGACGTCTTCTCGCTCGGTTCCACGCTGTACACCGTCGTCGAGGGCCAGCCGCCGTTCGGGATCGACTCGGATTCCATCGCACTCCTGCACCGGGTCGCGAAGGCCGAGATCTACCGCCCGAGCAAGGCCGGACCGCTCACCGACACGCTGCTGCACCTACTCGAACCCGACCCGGCGCGTCGTCCGACGATGGCCGAGGCCCGCGACGCGCTGGCCCGGGTGGCCATGGCTGGCGACGGCAACGTCGCGCACCTCGTCGGCTCGCCGGTCTATTCCGCGGACGGCACCATCCCGGCGTGGGCGCACCGCTCGACGCCGCTGCCCGATTCACGGCGGCGGACCAAGCTGGTGAGTTCCACCCAGGCCGGTCTGCCCGCGGTGCATCAGAGCACCCCGTTGAAGAACGTGCCCCGCCCGCTCGGCCGGCTGCAGTGGCCCCCGCGCCCCGCGAAACCCGCTCCGGGTGCGCCGGCCCCGACGGTCCGCGACCAGGTGGTGGCGTGGGCGCCGATCGCGATGGGTGTCATGGTCGCGATCCTGATCCTGGCCGTACTGGTGGCCGTGATCGTCCTTCTCGCGCAGCCCTGA
- a CDS encoding response regulator transcription factor, producing MTLPETPPYRVFLVDDHAVFRSGVRAELGREADMEVVGEAGGVAEAVAGINATSPHVVLLDVHMPDGGGVAVLRGIESGPVCLALSVSDAAEDVIAVIRAGARGYVTKTISGVELADGVRRVAGGDAVFSPRLAGFVLDSFTGRSNAPEPQLDPELDSLTPRELEVLRLLARGYTYREIAEELVISVKTVETHASNVLRKTQQSNRNALTRWAHRRRID from the coding sequence GTGACTTTGCCTGAAACGCCCCCGTACCGTGTCTTTCTCGTCGACGATCATGCCGTGTTCCGCTCCGGTGTCCGCGCCGAGCTCGGCAGGGAGGCGGACATGGAGGTGGTGGGCGAGGCGGGCGGCGTCGCGGAGGCGGTGGCCGGAATCAACGCCACCTCACCGCACGTGGTGCTGCTCGACGTTCACATGCCCGACGGCGGCGGCGTCGCGGTGCTGCGGGGCATCGAGTCGGGTCCGGTGTGCCTGGCGTTGAGTGTGTCCGACGCCGCCGAGGACGTGATCGCCGTCATCCGCGCGGGCGCCCGGGGGTACGTCACCAAGACGATCTCGGGAGTGGAACTGGCCGACGGCGTACGCCGGGTGGCCGGCGGTGACGCCGTGTTCAGCCCGAGACTGGCGGGCTTCGTGCTGGACTCCTTCACCGGACGGTCCAATGCGCCTGAGCCGCAATTGGATCCGGAGCTCGATTCGCTGACGCCGCGGGAGCTGGAAGTGCTGCGGCTGCTCGCCCGGGGTTACACGTACCGCGAGATCGCCGAGGAATTGGTGATTTCGGTGAAGACCGTCGAAACCCATGCCTCGAACGTGCTGCGGAAGACGCAGCAGTCCAACCGGAATGCGCTCACCCGGTGGGCGCACCGCCGGCGGATCGACTGA
- a CDS encoding ATP-binding protein: MPPFGDRASIEGVHPVSNTSAAAVTAPVPPGGVTMPRLERRAGGRIVGGVAGGIADQLGVDVMKVRVVFACLAALAGAGIVGYGLLWIFTAAGSDTEKPTAAERRRAYGLIAIGLAGASALSWLFSGRVGGVIAPIIVVAVGAALVWREFDSEGPRTVIGLPQRPTVLTWARVLGGVTLIVSGLGVVILAQVDFAALRSSLLAVVVTLVGAGLLTVPLWLRLWRALGAERAARIRNDEREEIASHLHDSVLQTLALIQKQADHPQEVARLARGQERELRKWLFGGGDTDHSSLAEALRIIAGEVEDHHGVTVRPVTVGDVALDVEGTGEGLSKESFTAVLGAAREALVNAAKHSGETDINLFAEAEREQVSVFVRDRGVGFDVDEVSPDRQGLAKSIRGRIERRGGHVDVRSAPGKGTEVRIHMPRNGRTWPGAGGTEGADGAGVEDVPA, translated from the coding sequence ATGCCGCCATTCGGGGATCGTGCCAGTATCGAAGGTGTGCACCCTGTGTCGAACACGTCCGCGGCCGCAGTGACCGCGCCGGTACCGCCCGGCGGTGTCACCATGCCACGGCTCGAACGCCGGGCCGGCGGTCGGATCGTGGGCGGCGTCGCGGGCGGTATCGCAGACCAGCTGGGCGTCGACGTGATGAAGGTGCGGGTCGTGTTCGCGTGCCTGGCCGCACTCGCCGGCGCGGGCATCGTCGGCTACGGACTGTTGTGGATCTTCACGGCCGCGGGCTCCGATACCGAGAAGCCCACTGCCGCTGAGCGGCGGCGGGCGTACGGGCTGATCGCGATCGGACTGGCCGGCGCATCCGCCTTGTCGTGGCTGTTCAGCGGCCGGGTCGGTGGTGTGATCGCGCCGATCATCGTGGTGGCGGTGGGTGCGGCGCTGGTGTGGCGCGAGTTCGATTCGGAGGGGCCCCGGACCGTTATCGGGCTGCCGCAGCGTCCCACCGTCCTGACGTGGGCGCGAGTGCTCGGCGGCGTGACACTGATCGTGTCGGGTCTCGGCGTGGTGATCCTCGCGCAGGTCGACTTCGCCGCGCTGCGGTCGTCGCTGCTGGCCGTGGTGGTCACCCTCGTCGGTGCCGGGTTGCTGACAGTTCCCCTGTGGTTGCGGCTGTGGCGCGCACTCGGGGCGGAACGCGCCGCCAGGATCCGCAACGACGAGCGCGAGGAGATCGCGTCACACCTGCACGACTCCGTTCTCCAGACACTGGCGCTGATCCAGAAGCAGGCCGACCACCCACAGGAGGTCGCGCGCCTCGCCCGCGGTCAGGAACGGGAACTGCGGAAGTGGTTGTTCGGCGGGGGAGACACCGACCATTCGAGTCTCGCGGAAGCGCTGCGGATCATCGCCGGCGAGGTGGAGGACCACCACGGTGTCACGGTGCGGCCGGTGACCGTGGGCGACGTGGCACTCGACGTCGAGGGCACCGGCGAGGGACTGTCCAAGGAGAGTTTCACCGCGGTGCTCGGTGCGGCCCGGGAGGCGCTGGTCAACGCGGCCAAGCACTCCGGTGAGACGGACATCAACCTGTTCGCCGAGGCCGAGCGCGAACAGGTCAGCGTGTTCGTCCGAGATCGGGGCGTCGGATTCGACGTCGACGAGGTGTCTCCGGATCGTCAGGGGCTGGCGAAGTCGATCCGGGGGCGGATCGAGCGCAGAGGCGGGCACGTCGACGTGCGGTCCGCGCCCGGCAAGGGCACCGAGGTGCGAATTCATATGCCGCGGAACGGCCGGACGTGGCCGGGAGCGGGCGGAACCGAGGGCGCGGACGGTGCCGGCGTCGAGGACGTGCCGGCATGA
- a CDS encoding PspC domain-containing protein → MYPRHADRNDGRMSNGSFQEQIQDLWRTRPVRLPGRGHVAGVCAGIGYRYGVDPVLIRVAFVVSTIFGGAGVLLYLACWLALTKSGDPASPAESLVGRGHSSDSGTKTIVLLVALAIALSTVGPFGVGLGGSGLISMALMLGGLWLLYQRQPIPPPLPTGAVAPGVGTGYPGTSFSPGQFGANPFGPGTYGPAAYGPYTKLPDSYTPSTPPAPDEDPADAPTEALKPDTAAAQTDPMPFEKSPPPDPRVDTPPAPFAPLEPRPPAWDPLGVAPFAWDLPEPARTTTPAVQPERRHSRLTTTVIGLAILAAAAATALSVATGSDWLNPGRIGAVALAVIGVGLLIGGFLRKGYGLLVVAGPLIGFVILASIVGALDLSSDNMGDRTWTPLSAAQIDPAYSGGFGSFTLDLRNVTLTEDKTVDVSGQFGEVVVVVPPGMNVDNHCTAQFGEAQCLGEGLDGGVDGTDGPVLTLNADVRFGSVEVHRG, encoded by the coding sequence ATGTACCCGCGCCACGCCGACCGGAACGATGGTCGTATGAGCAATGGGAGCTTCCAAGAGCAGATACAAGATCTGTGGCGGACCCGACCGGTGCGGTTGCCCGGCCGCGGCCACGTCGCCGGTGTCTGTGCAGGAATCGGCTACCGCTATGGCGTCGATCCCGTACTGATACGAGTCGCCTTCGTCGTGTCCACCATTTTCGGCGGCGCCGGAGTGCTCCTCTACCTGGCGTGCTGGCTCGCCCTCACGAAGTCGGGCGACCCGGCCTCGCCCGCGGAGTCGTTGGTCGGACGCGGTCACAGCTCCGACTCGGGCACCAAGACCATCGTCCTCCTCGTCGCACTGGCGATCGCCCTGAGCACCGTCGGACCCTTCGGCGTCGGCCTCGGCGGCTCCGGGCTGATCAGCATGGCGCTCATGCTCGGTGGCCTGTGGCTGCTATACCAACGGCAGCCGATACCTCCGCCGTTGCCGACCGGAGCCGTCGCGCCCGGGGTCGGGACCGGATATCCCGGGACGAGCTTCTCGCCCGGCCAGTTCGGCGCCAATCCGTTCGGTCCGGGCACCTACGGTCCGGCCGCCTACGGTCCGTACACGAAGCTTCCCGATTCCTACACGCCGAGCACTCCGCCCGCCCCGGACGAGGATCCGGCCGACGCCCCCACCGAGGCGCTGAAGCCCGACACTGCTGCCGCCCAGACCGATCCGATGCCGTTCGAGAAGTCACCGCCCCCCGATCCGCGGGTCGATACACCGCCGGCCCCGTTCGCGCCGCTCGAACCGCGACCTCCGGCATGGGACCCGCTCGGTGTCGCCCCGTTCGCGTGGGATCTCCCCGAACCGGCCAGGACCACCACTCCCGCAGTACAACCGGAGCGCAGGCACTCGCGCCTGACCACCACGGTGATCGGACTGGCGATTCTGGCCGCGGCCGCGGCGACGGCGTTGTCGGTCGCCACCGGGTCCGACTGGTTGAACCCCGGCCGGATCGGGGCCGTCGCGCTCGCCGTCATCGGCGTCGGACTGCTGATCGGCGGCTTCCTGCGCAAGGGCTACGGACTTCTCGTAGTCGCGGGCCCGCTGATCGGATTCGTGATCCTCGCCTCGATCGTCGGGGCTCTCGACCTGAGCAGCGACAACATGGGTGATCGGACGTGGACGCCGCTGTCGGCGGCCCAGATCGATCCCGCCTACTCCGGCGGATTCGGCAGCTTCACCCTCGACCTCCGGAACGTCACGCTCACCGAGGACAAGACGGTCGACGTCAGCGGCCAGTTCGGTGAGGTCGTGGTGGTGGTGCCGCCCGGCATGAACGTCGACAACCACTGCACCGCCCAGTTCGGTGAGGCGCAATGCCTCGGGGAGGGTCTCGACGGCGGCGTCGACGGCACGGACGGTCCCGTCCTGACCCTCAATGCCGATGTTCGATTCGGAAGTGTGGAGGTGCACCGTGGATGA